A part of Aspergillus flavus chromosome 1, complete sequence genomic DNA contains:
- a CDS encoding putative 2-dehydropantoate 2-reductase family protein → MPHSESSPRIHVLGLGSIGTFTAHGLSEIPSKPSVTLLLHRESLLGGYQENGNQILLTTREGSQIGHSGYDLEVYRERGWYPVPSSPSSEALTSNISHLIISVKATQTVAALQPLKHRLDARSTILFLQNGSGMIDEVNETLFPNPQTRPNYIIGVISHGVTLNRPLNVTHTGFAAMSFGLVPRSQEAPHSQESSCSYLLDHLPLSPRLNATSYPYTEVLQIQLEKLAVNAFCNPLCALNDAKNGFLFTIPDTRREILTEISNVVLALPELRGVAGVKERFAVDRLEATVNAILIKTAETTCSMVWDLRAGRETEVRFINGYWVRRGREVGVRTPVNEYLVEEVTKRSRR, encoded by the coding sequence ATGCCTCATTCAGAGTCATCACCAAGGATCCATGTTCTCGGACTTGGAAGTATCGGCACCTTCACCGCCCATGGTCTGTCCGAAATCCCCAGCAAGCCCTCCGtcactctccttctccatcgcGAATCGCTACTAGGCGGATATCAGGAGAACGGAAACCAAATCCTACTTACAACACGAGAAGGATCCCAAATAGGGCACAGCGGCTACGACCTGGAGGTATACCGGGAAAGGGGATGGTATCCTGTGCCTTCATCACCATCCTCAGAAGCCCTAACCAGCAACATCTCCCACCTCATCATCAGCGTCAAAGCAACACAAACCGTTGCAGCACTACAACCCCTCAAGCACCGTCTAGACGCCAGATCCACCATCTTATTCCTCCAAAACGGCAGCGGCATGATCGACGAAGTCAACGAAACATTATTCCCCAACCCCCAGACACGACCCAACTACATAATAGGAGTCATCTCGCACGGCGTAACGCTCAATCGACCACTCAACGTCACGCACACTGGCTTCGCCGCAATGTCCTTCGGACTAGTTCCCCGCTCACAAGAAGCACCTCATTCCCAGGAATCTTCATGTTCATACCTACTAGATCATCTCCCCCTGTCGCCCCGGCTAAACGCAACATCCTACCCCTACACGGAAGTCCTGCAGATTCAGCTTGAAAAACTAGCCGTCAATGCCTTCTGCAACCCTCTTTGTGCTTTGAATGATGCGAAGAATGGTTTTCTCTTCACCATCCCCGATACGCGGAGGGAGATTCTCACGGAGATCTCGAATGTCGTGCTTGCGTTACCGGAATTGAGGGGTGTGGCGGGTGTAAAGGAGCGGTTTGCTGTGGATAGGTTGGAAGCGACGGTGAATGCAATCCTGATTAAGACTGCTGAGACGACGTGTTCGATGGTGTGGGATTTGAGGGCTGGACGCGAGACGGAGGTGAGGTTCATCAACGGGTATTGGgtgaggagggggagggaggttGGGGTGAGGACGCCGGTGAATGAGTacttggtggaggaggtgaCGAAAAGGAGTCGTAGATAA
- a CDS encoding kinase-like domain-containing protein, protein MSYLPNSFVEGQLLDGRFRTVAPLNHGSFGMVFLAYDMKTGQDVAIKCMVKGAMPDDRFDELFCHRRLGYHPNIVNLIHSFETETHMYLVLEYCANGDLYEAIRVNRGPLETEHVRDFMLQLVSAVEFMHAKGLYHRDIKPENIFLMQDGCMKLGDLGLATGEAWCYEACVGSDRYMAPEQYDPATTGYSPAKADIWAVGICLLNVLFARNPFATPTESDILFADYVRDRQSLFDIFPNMSQDTFEILRFALAIDPSKRSLSGIRDAILRTVTFTIDDEGLDDFCTDDREMVPASANREPLRTPSIQSPFVNQGDSFPWAKALQCTPPQDIRKLSAIPDDTYDEDLFPESEMAGTSWFSVHQGTPSMASVMESALGDSYRSTAFTKIEPRYPPLSDPVPITGSLPSQPPKPLPSLSMVFGKKKEEQISKSWSDLWDEDEELESEETTLQQRREQNSRSWSHDSNTPELAGPSNVLQDVTTSMLNIQLQDEAVPAAEARAIPGKPVHNEKTTSKSAPTSPQNTSKKSNLDKWAALGDRRRNYKPAEVSLKQKKFLNNMAWRKDWGLGSSGFDYGSWAKKEPASPERRRRPFLEKGWRRDAVESKPAYIKPANGYDGSIDEDLDLVGGWHDLHL, encoded by the coding sequence ATGTCGTACCTCCCTAACAGCTTCGTTGAGGGGCAGCTCCTGGATGGGCGCTTCCGCACCGTTGCTCCCTTGAACCATGGCTCCTTCGGCATGGTCTTCCTCGCATATGATATGAAGACCGGCCAGGATGTTGCTATCAAGTGCATGGTGAAGGGGGCGATGCCTGATGATCGTTTCGATGAGCTCTTTTGCCATCGTCGTCTCGGATATCATCCGAACATCGTCAACCTCATTCACTCGTTCGAGACCGAGACCCACATGTACCTCGTCTTGGAATACTGTGCGAATGGCGATCTCTATGAGGCAATCAGAGTCAACCGTGGTCCCTTGGAAACCGAGCATGTACGGGATTTCATGCTGCAACTAGTGAGCGCTGTCGAGTTCATGCATGCCAAGGGTTTGTATCATCGTGACATCAAGCCTGAGAATATCTTCTTGATGCAGGATGGTTGCATGAAACTGGGCGACTTAGGCTTGGCGACTGGCGAGGCCTGGTGCTATGAGGCCTGTGTTGGAAGCGATCGTTATATGGCACCTGAGCAATACGACCCGGCTACAACAGGGTACTCCCCTGCCAAGGCTGATATCTGGGCCGTTGGCATCTGCTTGCTCAATGTCCTCTTCGCTCGAAACCCTTTCGCAACGCCAACCGAATCTGATATCTTGTTCGCCGACTATGTTCGGGATCGCCAATCTTTGTTCGATATCTTCCCGAACATGTCTCAAGATACTTTTGAGATACTGCGATTTGCCCTTGCCATCGACCCAAGCAAGCGCTCGCTCTCTGGCATCCGGGATGCGATCCTCCGAACTGTCACCTTTACcattgatgatgagggtCTCGATGACTTCTGCACGGATGACCGTGAGATGGTACCTGCCAGTGCCAATCGCGAGCCTCTTCGCACCCCTTCGATCCAGAGCCCCTTTGTCAACCAAGGCGACTCGTTCCCTTGGGCCAAAGCTCTACAGTGCACCCCGCCCCAGGATATTCGGAAGTTATCCGCGATTCCAGACGACACCTACGACGAGGATCTCTTCCCAGAATCCGAGATGGCTGGTACTTCCTGGTTTTCTGTTCACCAGGGTACTCCGTCCATGGCTTCTGTTATGGAGTCTGCTTTGGGTGACTCATACCGCTCGACAGCGTTCACGAAGATCGAGCCCCGCTACCCGCCCCTTTCCGATCCTGTCCCCATCACAGGTTCTCTACCCAGCCAACCGCCCAagcctcttccttctctttccatgGTGTTCGgtaagaagaaggaagaacaaaTCTCGAAGAGCTGGAGTGACTTGTgggatgaggacgaggagcTGGAGAGCGAAGAGACTACCTTGCAGCAACGACGCGAGCAGAACTCTCGTAGCTGGAGCCATGACAGCAATACTCCTGAGCTCGCTGGCCCTTCAAACGTTCTTCAGGATGTGACTACATCTATGCTCAATATTCAGTTACAGGACGAGGCAGTTCCCGCTGCCGAGGCCCGTGCTATTCCTGGGAAGCCAGTCCACAACGAGAAGACCACGTCTAAATCAGCACCGACTTCTCCGCAGAATACATCGAAGAAGTCGAACCTGGATAAATGGGCCGCTTTGGGTGACCGCAGACGCAATTACAAGCCGGCAGAGGTGTCACTCAAACAGAAGAAGTTCCTGAACAACATGGCATGGCGCAAAGACTGGGGTCTGGGCTCATCAGGGTTCGATTATGGATCCTGGGCTAAGAAGGAACCCGCCTCACCAGAACGTCGTCGTCGCCCGTTCCTGGAGAAGGGTTGGCGTCGCGATGCCGTGGAGTCCAAGCCTGCGTACATCAAGCCGGCTAACGGCTATGATGGAAGCATCGATGAAGACCTTGACCTCGTTGGTGGCTGGCATGACCTCCACCTGTAA
- a CDS encoding Spo12 family-domain-containing protein codes for MESPSHPLADRSTNTHLVNTEKANELKAAPAKIESMEYHRQVLQGKLESGDKQQASYVSPSDDIMSPCSKKLSDLKGKRFKNAGKPQSLFAKLGKKNFEQSAANHSANSEAEMQK; via the exons ATGGAGTCTCCTTCGCATCCTCTCGCTGATCGCTCCACCAACACTCATCTGGTCAACACCGAGAAGGCCAACGAGCTTAAGGCTGCCCCCGCCAAGATCGAATCAATGGAATATCACCGACAAGTGCTCCAGGGCAAGCTGGAGAGCGGAGACAA GCAACAAGCCAGCTATGTATCGCCCTCGGATGATATTATGAGCCCGTGCTCCAAGAAATTGAGCGACTTGAAGGGCAAGCGATTCAAGAA TGCTGGCAAACCCCAATCACTATTTGCCAAGCTAGGCAAGAAGAACTTTGAGCAATCAGCTGCCAACCATAGCGCCAACAGTGAGGCCGAGATGCAGAAGTAA
- a CDS encoding acyl-CoA dehydrogenase family protein (unnamed protein product) codes for MSASTRIPPIAQPFVSERAKKTLDQVEQFVEKECIPAEKVFQAQLGEGDQRWATYPAVMESLKTKARQQGLWNMFLPKNHFSQGAGFSNLEYGLMAEYLGKSKLASEATNNAAPDTGNMEVLAKYGNEAQKQQWLAPLLDGKIRSAFLMTEPEVASSDATNIQLNIRREGNQYVLNGSKWWSSGAGDPRCSIYLVMGKSDPTNKDPYRQQSVILVPADTPGITVHRMLSVYGYDDAPHGHGHISFKDVRVPVSNIVLGEGRGFEIIQGRLGPGRIHHAMRTIGAAEKAIEWLIARINDERKQTFGKSLSSHGVILEWLAKSRIEVDAARLIVLNAAIKIDQGDAKSALKEIAQAKVLVPQTALTVIDRAVQAYGAAGVCQDTPLANLWAMIRTLRIADGPDEVHLQQLGKRENRARKDAVIEKLNWQQAEAERLLAASGLKLKSHL; via the exons ATGTCTGCCTCCACGCGAATTCCCCCAATTGCCCAACCGTTCGTCAGCGAACGGGCCAAGAAGACCCTGGACCAG GTCGAACAATTTGTCGAAAAAGAATGTATTCCCGCCGAAAAGGTCTTCCAGGCCCAGCTGGGCGAAGGCGATCAGCGATGGGCCACCTACCCAGCCGTCATGGAATCCCTTAAGACCAAGGCCCGCCAGCAAGGCCTGTGGAACATGTTCCTGCCCAAGAACCACTTCTCCCAGGGCGCGGGATTCAGCAACCTCGAATACGGTCTGATGGCCGAGTATCTGGGAAAGAGCAAGTTGGCCTCGGAG GCTACGAATAATGCTGCCCCCGACACTGGAAACATGGAAGTCCTCGCCAAGTACGGTAACGAAGCACAGAAGCAGCAGTGGCTGGCGCCCTTGCTGGACGGCAAGATCCGCTCGGCCTTCCTCATGACAGAGCCCGAGGTAGCCTCCAGTGATGCGACGAACATCCAGCTGAACATCCGCCGCGAAGGCAACCAATACGTCCTCAATGGATCG AAATGGTGGTCTTCCGGCGCAGGCGATCCCCGCTGCAGCATCTACCTGGTAATGGGCAAATCCGACCCTACCAACAAGGACCCCTACCGCCAGCAAtccgtcatcctcgtcccCGCCGACACCCCCGGAATCACCGTGCACCGCATGCTTTCGGTGTACGGCTACGACGACGCCCCCCACGGCCATGGCCACATTAGCTTCAAGGATGTGCGCGTCCCCGTCTCCAACATTGTCCTCGGCGAAGGCCGTGGCTTCGAGATCATCCAGGGCCGTCTGGGTCCCGGCCGCATCCACCACGCGATGCGCACGATCGGAGCCGCCGAGAAGGCGATCGAGTGGCTCATCGCACGGATCAACGACGAGCGTAAGCAGACCTTCGGCAAGAGTCTGTCCTCACACGGCGTCATCCTCGAGTGGCTGGCCAAGTCGCGGATTGAGGTCGACGCCGCTAGACTCATTGTCCTGAATGCTGCGATCAAGATCGATCAGGGTGATGCCAAGTCTGCCCTCAAGGAGATTGCCCAGGCCAAGGTTCTGGTTCCCCAGACCGCGTTGACGGTCATTGACCGTGCCGTGCAGGCGTATGGTGCCGCTGGTGTGTGCCAGGATACGCCGTTGGCGAATCTGTGGGCCATGATTCGGACGTTGCGGATTGCCGACGGCCCGGATGAGGTGCACTTGCAGCAGCTCGGCAAGAGGGAGAACCGGGCTCGCAAGGATGCGGTTATTGAGAAGTTGAACTGGCAGCAGGCCGAGGCGGAGCGGTTGTTGGCTGCTAGTGGGCTCAAGCTGAAGAGTCATTTGTAA
- a CDS encoding putative GTP-binding protein codes for MVLAKSKNSVGLGNSLMKDRFGKGKASNMKKASHNQAVARKDMNGETYITNAKEDAAWVKMRSITEQAALDEFLSTAELAGTDFTAEKMNNVKIIHADQKNPYLLSASEEKSAVKKHQKNRGRLTVPRRPKWDSTTTRQQLDVMERESFLSWRRGLAELQENHDLLMTPFERNLEVWRQLWRVIERSDLVVQIVDARNPLHFRSEDLESYVKEIDPKKENLLLVNKADMLTEKQREAWADYFDRNNISFRFFSAQLAKEKIDAQLAEQGDSEDEEVAEKLAETTIEEQSTEAPQEEHDGGLKLPGSSRSRRTEILDVDELEELFLSNTPDTLPENDDPENPRKQKTVIGLVGYPNVGKSSTINALLGAKKVSVSATPGKTKHFQTLYLSPEIMLCDCPGLVFPNFATTKADLVVNGVLPIDQQREFTGPATIIAQRIPKHFLENVYGVTIHTRPIEEGGTGIPTGSELLRAYARARGFSTQGLGQPDESRAARYVLKDYVNGKLLFCHPPPVPEGQTPIDPNEFNVELYDIAHLPARRQEQLLKAMQAEQLAEDIDSDILSMPRQPVQGSRSRNLDTGFFGDASKGSAGRLTLPFNAQYTEQGQQMRQQLTGRKERLMVALERGIDVTEVRGGSSKKHFKGNKKQAKKKRAVTADDDY; via the coding sequence ATGGTTCTCGCAAAGTCCAAAAACTCCGTGGGGCTGGGCAACAGCCTCATGAAGGATCGTTTCGGAAAAGGGAAGGCGTCGAACATGAAGAAAGCCTCGCACAACCAAGCCGTCGCACGAAAGGATATGAACGGAGAGACATACATCACTAATGCCAAGGAGGACGCCGCCTGGGTGAAGATGCGCAGTATCACAGAACAAGCCGCTCTGGACGAGTTTTTGAGCACCGCCGAACTGGCGGGCACCGATTTTACCGCCGAGAAGATGAACAATGTTAAGATTATTCATGCCGATCAGAAGAACCCTTATCTCCTCTCCGCGTCCGAGGAGAAGTCGGCTGTGAAGAAGCACCAGAAGAACAGAGGACGACTGACCGTTCCGAGACGACCGAAGTGGGATTCGACGACGACGCGGCAACAGCTCGATGTtatggagagggagagtTTCTTGAGCTGGCGCAGAGGGCTGGCTGAGCTCCAGGAGAATCACGATCTATTGATGACGCCGTTTGAGCGGAACTTGGAAGTCTGGCGACAGCTTTGGCGTGTCATTGAACGGTCGGATCTGGTTGTGCAGATTGTCGATGCTCGAAACCCGTTACATTTCCGGTCGGAGGATCTCGAGTCCTACGTGAAGGAGATTGATCCCAAGAAAGAGAACCTTCTCCTCGTCAACAAGGCAGATATGCTTACTGAGAAGCAACGAGAGGCCTGGGCAGACTACTTCGATCGCAATAACATCAGCTTCCGGTTCTTTTCCGCCCAGCTAGCGAAGGAAAAGATTGACGCACAGCTTGCGGAACAGGGCGAcagtgaggatgaagaggtcGCGGAGAAGCTGGCTGAGACGACAATCGAAGAGCAGTCGACTGAGGCGCCACAGGAGGAACATGATGGAGGATTGAAACTTCCTGGCTCGAGCAGATCCCGGAGGACAGAAATTCTCGACGTTGATGAACTCGAAGAACTGTTCCTTTCCAACACCCCCGATACTCTTCCCGAAAACGATGACCCAGAGAACCCGCGCAAGCAAAAGACAGTCATTGGCCTTGTCGGTTACCCCAACGTCGGTAAATCCAGTACAATCAACGCCCTTCTCGGAGCCAAGAAGGTCTCGGTGTCCGCTACACCCGGTAAGACGAAGCACTTCCAGACCCTGTATCTCTCGCCGGAGATCATGCTCTGTGATTGTCCCGGTCTGGTGTTCCCCAACTTCGCCACGACTAAGGCCGACCTGGTTGTCAACGGTGTCCTGCCCATCGACCAGCAGCGTGAATTCACCGGTCCAGCAACCATCATCGCCCAGCGCATCCCCAAGCATTTTCTTGAAAACGTCTACGGAGTCACCATCCATACCCGCCCCATCGAAGAAGGCGGCACAGGCATCCCCACCGGCAGCGAGCTTCTGCGCGCCTATGCCCGCGCCCGTGGCTTTTCCACTCAAGGTCTGGGCCAGCCCGATGAATCCCGCGCCGCCCGTTACGTCCTGAAGGACTACGTCAATGGCAAACTCCTCTTCTGCCACCCGCCCCCAGTGCCAGAGGGCCAGACCCCCATTGACCCTAACGAGTTCAACGTCGAACTCTACGACATAGCCCACCTCCCCGCGAGGCGACAAGAACAGCTCCTCAAGGCCATGCAAGCAGAGCAACTGGCCGAGGACATCGACTCCGACATCCTCTCTATGCCCAGACAACCCGTGCAAGGCTCCCGCTCCCGCAACCTCGACACCGGCTTCTTCGGCGACGCCTCGAAAGGTTCTGCCGGCCGTCTCACCCTCCCCTTCAACGCACAGTACACCGAACAAGGCCAGCAGATGCGTCAACAGCTGACCGGCCGTAAGGAGCGCCTAATGGTCGCCCTGGAACGCGGCATCGATGTGACGGAAGTGCGGGGTGGTAGCTCCAAGAAGCATTTCAAGGGCAACAAGAagcaggcgaagaagaagcgcgcTGTTACTGCGGACGATGATTACTGA
- a CDS encoding low-temperature viability protein ltv1 (unnamed protein product) — MPPRKQWIDKKNATTYQLFHRSQNDPLIHDASADDRVLAPVSGPAAGSFTLEARGKKLSDLASEFGGESVRKNEGEAANYGIFYDDSKYDYMQHLRELNTGGGDSYFVEAKSKDKGKAKGMKLEDALRQVTLDDARSEYGPGSVYGSDMRSTASSYVRQPTYQDQQNVPDAIAGFQPDMDPRLREVLEALEDEEYVDADDEEDVFGQLTTQAEEMDQGDWEDTLFDEEDDDGWESDATEKAPVQPSTSDYKPPQRDEFAQNKSQDAEPGELPAHDAPAPDMDPDDQGWMREFAKFKKEGKVKAAPAAPPSIVPSEQRSTLASTIFTVGGTPIRRKKRKGALTNPSAYSMTSSALARTEGHRLLDDRFDRVEALYALDEGDEYDDSMSMVSGMTGMTGMTGFSTASSQAPSLIDANGAAVAPRHDFNNVMDDFLAGWDGNTSAQAKRKGAKAKRGKNGNEAIGIKMLDEIRQGLGPAKMPGRASGRA; from the exons ATGCCTCCCCGCAAGCAGTGGAT CGATAAAAAGAATGCAACTACATACCAACTCTTCCACCGATCCCAAAATGACCCCCTGATTCACGACGCCTCAGCCGATGACCGTGTTCTGGCCCCGGTGTCAGGCCCTGCAGCAGGTAGCTTTACCCTCGAAGCCCGCGGTAAGAAGCTCTCGGATTTAGCTAGTGAGTTTGGGGGCGAGTCCGTCCGGAAAAACGAAGGTGAAGCCGCGAACTATGGTATTTTCTACGACGACTCGAAATATGATTACATGCAACATTTGCGTGAACTGAAcaccggtggtggtgattcaTATTTCGTGGAAGCGAAGAGCAAGGACAAGGGCAAGGCTAAGGGGATgaagctggaagatgctCTGCGACAAGTCACTCTGGACGATGCGAGAAGCGAGTACGGACCGGGAAGTGTCTACGGATCTGATATGCGTTCAACTGCCTCGTCCTATGTCCGGCAACCGACCTACCAGGATCAGCAGAACGTGCCTGATGCGATTGCTGGATTCCAGCCTGATATGGATCCCCGTCTGCGGGAAGTATTGGAGGCtcttgaggatgaggaatATGTTGACGcagacgacgaggaggatgtgTTTGGCCAATTAACCACTCAGGCGGAGGAGATGGACCAGGGTGATTGGGAGGATACGTTgtttgacgaggaagatgatgatggatgggAGTCTGATGCCACTGAGAAGGCTCCCGTGCAGCCCAGCACAAGCGACTACAAACCACCGCAGAGGGATGAATTCGCCCAGAATAAGTCCCAGGATGCTGAACCGGGTGAACTGCCCGCTCACGATGCGCCGGCTCCAGATATGGACCCGGATGACCAGGGATGGATGCGCGAGTTTGCTAAATTCAAGAAGGAGGGTAAAGTGAAGGCTGCGCCGGCAGCACCGCCCAGCATTGTTCCCTCGGAGCAACGAAGCACTCTTGCCTCTACTATTTTCACAGTAGGAGGTACCCCCATCCGCAGAAAGAAGCGTAAGGGTGCACTCACGAACCCTTCGGCATACTCTATGACCTCTTCCGCCTTGGCCCGGACGGAAGGGCACCGACTGCTTGATGATCGGTTTGACCGGGTGGAGGCGCTCTACGCTCTTGACGAGGGAGATGAGTACGATGATAGTATGTCCATGGTCAGCGGTATGACCGGCATGACCGGCATGACAGGCTTCTCAACCGCCTCATCGCAGGCCCCCAGTCTGATCGACGCCAACGGAGCAGCCGTGGCTCCCCGCCATGATTTCAACAACGTTATGGATGACTTTCTTGCAGGCTGGGACGGCAACACAAGCGCCCAAGCGAAGCGCAAGGGTGCCAAGGCAAAGAGAGGCAAGAATGGTAACGAAGCAATTGGAATCAAAATGTTGGACGAGATCCGACAAGGATTGGGTCCCGCCAAGATGCCAGGAAGAGCCTCTGGACGGGCATAA